The following coding sequences lie in one Eubacterium ventriosum genomic window:
- the rpsI gene encoding 30S ribosomal protein S9, giving the protein MATEKYYGTGRRKSSIARVYVMPGKGNITINKRSIDEYFGLETLKVIVRQPLAAIDAVDKFDVIITVHGGGYTGQAGAIRHGISRALLQVDSDAYRPILKKAGFLTRDSRMKERKKPGLKAARRAPQFSKR; this is encoded by the coding sequence ATGGCTACAGAAAAGTATTATGGAACAGGTAGAAGAAAAAGCAGCATTGCAAGAGTATATGTAATGCCTGGTAAAGGAAATATAACAATTAATAAGAGAAGTATTGATGAATACTTCGGATTAGAAACATTAAAGGTTATCGTACGTCAGCCATTAGCAGCAATCGATGCTGTTGATAAGTTTGATGTAATCATCACAGTACATGGTGGTGGATACACAGGACAGGCTGGTGCAATCAGACACGGTATCTCAAGAGCATTACTTCAGGTAGATTCAGATGCTTACAGACCAATTCTTAAGAAAGCTGGATTCTTAACAAGAGATTCAAGAATGAAAGAAAGAAAGAAACCAGGTCTTAAAGCAGCTCGTAGAGCACCACAGTTTTCAAAGAGATAA
- a CDS encoding DNA-directed RNA polymerase subunit alpha → MFDFEKPNILVEKSDDGRYGKFVVEPLERGYGTTLGNALRRIMLSSLPGSAVSQIKIDGVLHEFSSVPGVKEDVTEIVLNIKQLEIKNNSTTDEPKVAHIDVTGDCVVTAADIQVDSDIEILNPDLVIATLNGGADSKLSMELIITKGRGYVSSEKNKNDSLPIGVIAVDSIYTPVERVNMSVQNTRVGQVTDFDKLTLDVYTNGTLDTDEAVSLASKVLCEHLKLFIDLSETSKDIEVIAEPVDDEIDKVLEMNIDELELSVRSYNCLKRAGINTVEELVNKTSEDMMKVRNLGRKSLEEVLAKLKELGLGLRPSDEN, encoded by the coding sequence GTGTTCGATTTTGAAAAACCCAATATTTTAGTAGAAAAGTCAGACGATGGAAGATACGGTAAGTTTGTAGTAGAACCACTTGAAAGAGGTTATGGTACAACACTTGGTAATGCTTTAAGAAGAATTATGCTTTCATCATTACCGGGATCTGCTGTAAGCCAGATTAAGATTGATGGAGTTCTCCATGAATTTAGCTCAGTACCTGGTGTAAAAGAAGATGTTACAGAGATTGTATTAAACATCAAACAGCTTGAAATCAAGAACAATAGTACAACAGATGAACCTAAGGTTGCACATATTGATGTAACAGGAGACTGCGTAGTAACTGCTGCAGATATCCAGGTTGATTCTGATATCGAGATTTTAAATCCGGACTTAGTTATCGCAACACTTAATGGTGGGGCAGATAGCAAGCTTAGTATGGAATTAATCATTACTAAGGGTAGAGGTTATGTAAGTTCAGAAAAGAACAAGAATGATAGCTTACCAATCGGTGTTATTGCAGTTGATTCAATCTACACTCCAGTAGAAAGAGTTAATATGTCAGTACAGAACACTCGTGTTGGTCAGGTTACAGACTTTGATAAACTTACATTAGACGTTTACACAAATGGTACATTAGATACTGATGAAGCCGTAAGCTTAGCGTCAAAAGTTCTTTGCGAACACTTAAAGTTATTCATCGATTTGTCTGAAACTTCAAAGGATATTGAAGTAATTGCAGAACCAGTTGATGATGAAATTGATAAAGTGTTAGAGATGAACATAGATGAATTAGAGTTATCAGTTCGTTCATACAATTGTTTGAAGAGAGCAGGTATCAATACAGTTGAGGAATTAGTAAATAAGACTTCAGAAGATATGATGAAGGTAAGAAACCTTGGTCGTAAGTCATTAGAAGAAGTACTTGCTAAGTTAAAAGAACTCGGCCTTGGATTGAGACCAAGCGACGAAAACTAA
- the truA gene encoding tRNA pseudouridine(38-40) synthase TruA, with protein MKRVRLIIAYDGTNYCGWQVQINGITVEEVLNKALKDLLNEEIAVIGASRTDSGVHAMGNVAVFDTETRIPAEKISFALNQRLPNDIRIQKSDEVPLDWHPRYRDSTKTYEYKILNRRFPDPLQRFYTHFMYMPLDEQKMKEAAEYIVGEHDFASFCSAGSQVDSTVRTVYSLSVNKRDDVISIRITGNGFLYNMVRIIVGTLIKVGLGVYPPEHVKEIIEAKDRYVAGPKAPACGLTLVGIEYSE; from the coding sequence ATGAAGAGAGTAAGGTTAATAATTGCTTATGATGGAACCAATTACTGCGGTTGGCAAGTGCAGATTAACGGAATAACTGTTGAAGAAGTTCTTAATAAAGCATTAAAAGATTTATTAAATGAAGAAATTGCAGTTATAGGTGCAAGCCGTACTGATTCAGGGGTACATGCAATGGGAAATGTAGCTGTTTTTGATACGGAAACAAGGATTCCTGCAGAAAAAATATCTTTTGCACTTAATCAAAGATTGCCTAACGATATTAGAATCCAAAAATCAGATGAAGTCCCACTTGATTGGCATCCACGATACAGAGATAGCACAAAAACATATGAATATAAGATTTTAAATAGAAGGTTTCCTGATCCATTGCAAAGGTTTTACACACATTTTATGTATATGCCTTTGGATGAGCAGAAAATGAAAGAGGCAGCAGAGTACATAGTTGGAGAACACGACTTTGCCAGCTTTTGCTCAGCAGGAAGTCAGGTAGATAGTACTGTAAGAACTGTATATTCTCTTAGTGTAAACAAAAGAGATGATGTAATATCAATCAGAATTACAGGAAATGGTTTCTTATATAATATGGTAAGAATAATCGTTGGTACATTAATAAAGGTAGGACTTGGAGTTTATCCGCCGGAACATGTAAAGGAAATAATAGAGGCAAAAGACAGATATGTTGCAGGCCCTAAAGCTCCGGCGTGCGGTCTTACACTAGTTGGAATAGAGTATAGTGAATAA
- a CDS encoding energy-coupling factor transporter ATPase gives MSLKLEDVSFVYGAGTSSETKALNNVNLEINKGEFVAIIGHTGSGKSTLIQHFNGLEKATSGNVYYDGKNIADKGFDIRGLRCKVGLVFQYPEHQLFEESVIKDVCFGPLNQGCTKEQAIEKAKEALQLVGVREELYEKTPFELSGGQKRRVAIAGVLAMNPEILILDEPTAGLDPAGRDKILNRLKELREKKGIGIVLVSHSMEDVANYAERIIVMNKGQVMYDDAPHNVFKHYKKLEQIGLAAPQITYIMHQLKEDGLDVDENIINLEEAKESILKSLGR, from the coding sequence ATGTCATTAAAATTAGAAGATGTAAGTTTTGTTTATGGAGCCGGAACAAGTTCTGAAACAAAAGCATTAAACAATGTTAATTTAGAAATTAATAAAGGAGAGTTTGTAGCTATTATCGGTCACACAGGATCAGGCAAGTCTACATTAATACAGCATTTTAACGGTTTAGAGAAAGCAACATCGGGAAATGTTTATTATGATGGAAAAAACATTGCAGATAAGGGCTTTGACATAAGAGGTTTAAGATGTAAGGTAGGACTTGTATTTCAGTATCCTGAACATCAGTTATTTGAGGAATCAGTTATAAAAGATGTTTGTTTTGGACCGCTTAATCAGGGCTGCACAAAGGAACAGGCAATAGAAAAGGCAAAAGAAGCCTTACAGCTTGTTGGTGTACGAGAAGAATTGTATGAGAAAACTCCTTTTGAACTGTCAGGTGGTCAGAAGAGACGAGTGGCAATAGCGGGAGTTCTTGCAATGAATCCGGAAATACTTATTTTAGACGAACCAACAGCAGGTCTTGATCCGGCAGGTAGGGATAAAATATTAAATCGTCTAAAAGAGCTTAGAGAAAAAAAAGGAATAGGAATAGTCCTTGTTTCTCATAGTATGGAGGATGTAGCTAACTACGCCGAAAGAATTATTGTAATGAATAAGGGGCAGGTTATGTATGATGATGCCCCACATAATGTTTTTAAACATTATAAAAAGTTAGAACAAATAGGTCTTGCGGCTCCTCAGATAACATATATTATGCATCAGCTTAAGGAGGATGGACTTGATGTTGATGAAAATATTATTAATCTGGAAGAAGCAAAGGAAAGTATATTGAAAAGTTTAGGAAGATAA
- a CDS encoding energy-coupling factor transporter ATPase, giving the protein MGILKIKNLIHDYIDEEEDSKFRAIDNVSFDVEAGQFITILGHNGSGKSSLAKHINALLMPTEGSVWIDGIETTNEERVLDIRQTAGMVFQNPDNQIVATMVEEDVAFGPENMQVPTAEIWKRVERALGSVNMTRFRHKSPLKLSGGQKQRVAIAGIIAMEPKCIVLDEPTAMLDPVGRNEVIDTLHSLNEEKGITIILITHHMNEAIKADRVFVMDKGKLVMQGNPKEVFSHVEKLKSLGLEVPQVTELAYMLKKSGLNIEDGILTVEELMMQINENR; this is encoded by the coding sequence TTGGGAATTTTAAAAATAAAAAATTTAATTCATGATTACATTGATGAAGAAGAAGACTCAAAGTTTAGGGCAATTGATAATGTAAGTTTTGATGTTGAGGCAGGACAGTTTATAACCATATTGGGACATAACGGTTCAGGTAAATCATCATTGGCAAAACACATTAATGCGTTGCTTATGCCAACAGAAGGTTCAGTATGGATTGACGGCATAGAGACAACTAATGAGGAAAGAGTTTTAGACATCAGACAGACAGCAGGAATGGTATTCCAAAATCCTGACAACCAGATTGTGGCAACTATGGTTGAAGAGGATGTGGCTTTTGGACCTGAAAACATGCAGGTGCCTACTGCTGAAATATGGAAAAGAGTTGAAAGAGCTCTTGGAAGTGTAAATATGACAAGGTTCAGACATAAGTCACCACTTAAACTGTCAGGTGGACAGAAGCAGAGAGTGGCAATTGCAGGAATTATAGCAATGGAACCTAAATGTATTGTTTTGGATGAGCCTACGGCAATGCTTGATCCTGTTGGAAGAAATGAGGTAATAGACACACTTCACAGTCTTAATGAAGAAAAGGGGATAACAATTATTCTTATAACTCATCATATGAATGAGGCAATTAAGGCGGACAGGGTTTTTGTTATGGACAAGGGAAAACTTGTTATGCAGGGTAATCCAAAGGAAGTTTTTTCACATGTTGAAAAGCTTAAAAGTCTTGGCCTTGAAGTACCACAGGTTACAGAATTGGCTTATATGCTTAAAAAGAGTGGTCTTAATATAGAAGACGGAATTTTGACAGTGGAAGAATTAATGATGCAAATAAACGAAAACAGGTAA
- the rplM gene encoding 50S ribosomal protein L13, giving the protein MKTYMASPSDIERKWYVVDATGYTLGRLSSEVAKILRGKNKPQFTPHIDTGDYVIITNADKITVTGKKLEQKIYYRHSDYVGGMKEMTLKEKLDKKPESVIELAVKGMLPKGPLGRAMIKKLFVYAGPEHPHAAQKPEELTF; this is encoded by the coding sequence ATGAAAACATATATGGCTAGTCCATCAGATATTGAAAGAAAATGGTATGTAGTTGACGCTACAGGATATACATTAGGTCGTTTGTCATCAGAAGTTGCTAAGATTTTAAGAGGAAAGAACAAACCACAGTTCACACCTCATATCGACACAGGTGACTATGTAATTATTACAAACGCAGATAAAATCACAGTAACAGGTAAGAAATTAGAACAGAAGATTTACTATCGTCACTCAGACTACGTTGGTGGTATGAAGGAAATGACATTAAAAGAAAAGCTTGATAAGAAGCCTGAAAGTGTTATTGAACTTGCAGTTAAAGGCATGCTTCCAAAGGGACCTTTAGGAAGAGCAATGATTAAGAAACTTTTTGTTTATGCTGGACCAGAGCATCCACACGCAGCTCAGAAACCAGAAGAATTAACATTTTAG
- a CDS encoding glycosyltransferase family 2 protein yields MYILAVNLFGSLADIMSRAYGPALAISGMIGTLMALFVIQDKPYKVLGLFVTRKFKRAEHNHKYAILIPARNEETVIGNLINSIKKQDYPQDLITIFVVADNCTDNTAQIAREKGAICYEHHNPDERTKGFALKYLFEQIQRDYGITSFEGYFIFDSDNLLKKDYISRMNDSFDAGEKIITSYRATKNFSENWIASTYALHWLRSIRTRHRARSFLHLATNIQGTGFLFASEIVKDGWKYTSLTEDRALTADCVVEGYEISYNDEAIFYDEQPVSLKVALRQRLRWSKGHLQAFAESGWGLFKNIFIDTHTQRYDDDKWYNYTWRTIRHRFMSFDTFAQLLPKNIINIFRWIIVYLILYPFFCSQFGLDNIRILYNSTWLAHAITHIFGDITVSLPAGAETYVLTILIEIWVRIYYRIGLYFFKTLEAVYLFIIENKRMPKISIWKKILYCFTWPTFDIIGRYTQYVALFKKVEWKPIPHKSEITIDDISQD; encoded by the coding sequence ATGTATATATTAGCAGTTAATTTGTTTGGAAGTCTTGCAGACATTATGAGTAGGGCATATGGACCGGCATTGGCTATTTCAGGAATGATAGGCACATTAATGGCCTTATTTGTTATTCAGGACAAACCATATAAAGTTTTAGGACTTTTCGTAACAAGAAAGTTTAAAAGAGCAGAACATAATCATAAATACGCAATATTAATACCGGCACGTAATGAGGAAACCGTAATTGGAAACCTTATTAATAGTATAAAGAAGCAGGATTATCCACAGGACTTAATTACTATATTTGTCGTGGCAGACAATTGTACTGATAACACAGCACAGATTGCAAGAGAGAAGGGTGCCATTTGTTATGAACATCATAATCCTGATGAGAGGACAAAAGGGTTTGCCTTAAAATACTTATTTGAGCAGATTCAGAGAGATTATGGCATTACATCTTTTGAAGGCTATTTTATATTTGATTCAGATAATCTTTTAAAGAAAGATTACATATCAAGAATGAATGATTCTTTTGACGCAGGTGAGAAGATTATAACTTCTTACAGAGCAACAAAGAATTTCAGTGAAAACTGGATTGCATCAACATATGCATTACATTGGTTAAGGTCAATACGAACAAGACATAGAGCAAGATCATTTTTACATTTGGCAACAAATATTCAGGGAACAGGATTCCTTTTTGCCAGTGAGATTGTAAAAGACGGATGGAAGTATACTTCATTAACAGAAGATAGAGCTTTAACAGCAGACTGTGTTGTTGAGGGCTATGAGATTTCATATAATGATGAAGCAATATTTTATGATGAACAGCCGGTAAGCTTGAAAGTAGCTTTAAGACAGCGTTTAAGATGGTCTAAAGGTCATTTGCAGGCATTTGCCGAAAGTGGATGGGGATTGTTTAAGAATATCTTTATTGATACTCATACACAGAGATATGATGATGACAAATGGTATAACTATACCTGGAGAACAATTAGACACAGATTTATGTCTTTTGATACATTTGCCCAGTTATTGCCTAAGAATATTATTAATATATTCAGATGGATTATTGTATATCTTATACTTTATCCGTTCTTCTGTTCTCAGTTTGGACTTGATAATATAAGAATACTTTATAACAGCACATGGCTTGCTCATGCAATCACTCATATTTTCGGAGATATAACGGTTTCATTGCCTGCGGGAGCGGAAACCTATGTATTAACCATTTTAATTGAAATATGGGTTAGAATTTACTATAGAATAGGGTTGTATTTCTTTAAAACATTAGAAGCTGTATATTTATTTATAATAGAAAACAAGCGTATGCCAAAGATAAGCATATGGAAGAAGATTTTGTATTGCTTTACATGGCCTACATTTGATATTATCGGAAGATATACTCAATACGTAGCTTTGTTTAAGAAAGTTGAATGGAAACCTATTCCACATAAAAGTGAAATCACAATTGACGATATATCGCAGGATTAA
- the rpsD gene encoding 30S ribosomal protein S4, with protein MAVNRVPVLKRCRSLGLDPIYLGIDKKSNRNLNRSSRKMSEYGLQLREKQKAKFIYGVLEKPFRNYYQKAQKKPGMTGENLMIILETRLDNVIFRMGFARTRKEARQIVDHKHVLVNGKQVNIPSYLIKVGDVIEIKEKCKGSQRYKDIIEVTGGRTVPAWVEVDQENLKGEIKELPKRDEIDVPVDEMLIVELYSK; from the coding sequence ATGGCAGTAAATAGAGTTCCTGTTCTTAAAAGATGTAGATCACTTGGTTTAGATCCAATTTATTTAGGAATAGATAAGAAATCAAATAGAAATTTAAACAGATCTAGCAGAAAAATGAGTGAATACGGACTTCAGTTAAGAGAAAAGCAGAAGGCTAAATTCATTTATGGCGTGTTAGAAAAGCCTTTCAGAAATTATTATCAGAAAGCACAGAAGAAACCTGGTATGACAGGTGAAAATCTTATGATTATATTAGAAACTAGACTTGACAATGTTATTTTCCGTATGGGATTTGCAAGAACAAGAAAAGAAGCTAGACAGATAGTTGATCATAAGCATGTTTTAGTAAATGGTAAGCAGGTTAACATTCCTTCTTATTTAATCAAAGTTGGTGATGTTATCGAAATCAAAGAGAAATGCAAAGGTTCTCAGAGATACAAAGATATCATCGAAGTTACTGGTGGAAGAACAGTCCCAGCATGGGTTGAAGTAGACCAGGAAAATCTTAAAGGTGAAATCAAAGAACTCCCTAAGAGAGATGAAATTGATGTACCTGTAGATGAAATGCTTATTGTCGAATTATATTCTAAATAA
- a CDS encoding bL17 family ribosomal protein, giving the protein MAGYRKLGRTSSQRKALIRGQVTSLLNNGKIVTTEARAKEISKVAEGLIALAVKEKDNFDEVEVTAKVARKDKDGKRVKEVVDGKKVTVFDEVKKTIKKDQPSRLHARRQMNKVLYTVTENTGKKKDTKKVDLTNKLFDEIAPKYADRKGGYTRIVKIGQRKGDAAMEVLLELV; this is encoded by the coding sequence ATGGCAGGTTATAGAAAACTTGGAAGAACTTCAAGTCAAAGAAAAGCTTTAATTAGAGGTCAGGTTACAAGTCTTTTAAATAACGGTAAGATTGTCACAACAGAAGCTAGAGCTAAAGAAATTAGCAAAGTTGCTGAAGGACTTATTGCATTAGCAGTTAAGGAAAAAGACAATTTTGATGAAGTTGAAGTAACAGCTAAGGTTGCTCGTAAAGACAAAGATGGCAAGAGAGTTAAAGAAGTTGTTGATGGTAAGAAAGTAACAGTTTTCGATGAAGTTAAGAAAACTATTAAGAAAGATCAGCCTTCACGTCTTCACGCTAGACGTCAGATGAACAAAGTTCTTTACACAGTAACAGAGAATACTGGAAAGAAGAAAGACACAAAGAAAGTTGACTTAACAAACAAGTTATTCGATGAAATCGCTCCTAAGTATGCAGACCGTAAGGGTGGCTACACAAGAATCGTTAAGATTGGCCAGCGTAAAGGTGATGCAGCTATGGAAGTATTACTTGAATTAGTATAA
- a CDS encoding LTA synthase family protein, with protein MNTKKNKLINILKKAGLYISNHRQYIYPVIPFFLMDLITRLWAYKVDYYPAYYPVPNLFTILWIVLFMGIITSLKGKGSKIAYWIFFIISFALLLTNCIYYSMTSLVFGFNLLELRDEGSSYILDTILNTNPLIYVFAIALIVIGIITGKKLPVNDKCKPKRFLKVFVFFLVLHTLTPFLLGHANNNLKWNNFKNARNIYNNFSDCNKSLKISGLYEYSVRNFYFTFLKPEEEISDEDQKFLDSIYKADDTKEENAYTGKFKGKNLIFLQLEGMDTWMLTKKTTPNLYNLRKHSIDFSNHYSIYTGGGSTFNSEFAVNTGFTTPISYIENVYSFSKNTFPYTMARLFKEQNYSVNAFHMNKGEFYSRDINYKSWGYDNYYGLQDIQKYNDERYVLDRELILNKTFYNKIFKQQGNFVNYIITYSPHTPFTTEKEVGKILAEEKYGKGNVPKLSEEDCAKMAASETDNMVGLLIQALKDNGLYDNTVIVAYADHYLYTLDDKSILDKYKETSNNLINHTPFFIWSSDLGQLTSISKVNMQMDILPTVLNLFGIDYNSNNYIGHDILSNDFKGYAFFSDYSWYDGKVYVENQQITNGKKMSTNKLDSMNNLISDVIKKNDLTLKYDYFKSK; from the coding sequence GTGAATACGAAAAAGAATAAATTAATAAATATACTAAAAAAAGCCGGACTTTATATTTCTAATCACCGTCAGTATATTTATCCGGTCATTCCATTTTTTCTTATGGATTTAATTACCCGATTATGGGCATACAAAGTCGACTATTACCCTGCATATTATCCGGTGCCAAACTTATTCACCATATTGTGGATAGTGCTTTTTATGGGAATAATCACTTCTTTAAAAGGAAAGGGTTCAAAAATAGCCTATTGGATATTTTTTATAATAAGTTTTGCCCTGCTCCTTACTAATTGCATTTACTATTCAATGACATCACTTGTTTTCGGTTTTAACTTATTGGAATTGAGGGACGAGGGAAGTTCTTATATTTTGGACACAATCCTTAATACCAACCCTTTGATATATGTATTTGCAATAGCATTAATTGTAATCGGAATTATTACAGGGAAAAAATTACCTGTTAATGACAAATGTAAGCCTAAACGCTTTCTTAAAGTTTTTGTATTTTTCCTTGTTTTACACACTCTCACACCTTTCCTGTTGGGACATGCAAACAACAACCTAAAATGGAACAATTTTAAGAACGCAAGAAATATTTATAACAACTTTAGTGATTGTAACAAGAGCTTGAAGATTTCTGGTTTATATGAATACAGTGTTAGAAACTTTTACTTCACTTTCTTAAAACCGGAAGAAGAAATAAGTGATGAAGACCAGAAGTTCCTTGATAGTATTTATAAAGCAGATGATACTAAAGAAGAAAATGCTTATACAGGCAAGTTTAAAGGCAAAAATCTTATTTTCCTTCAATTAGAAGGAATGGATACATGGATGCTTACAAAGAAGACTACACCTAACTTATATAATCTTAGAAAACATTCAATTGATTTTTCTAATCATTATTCAATTTATACAGGTGGCGGTTCAACATTTAATTCAGAGTTTGCAGTTAATACAGGTTTTACAACTCCTATTTCATACATAGAAAATGTTTACTCTTTTAGCAAAAATACTTTTCCTTATACTATGGCAAGATTATTTAAGGAACAGAATTACAGCGTAAATGCTTTCCATATGAATAAAGGTGAATTTTATTCAAGAGATATTAACTACAAAAGCTGGGGCTATGATAATTATTACGGCTTACAGGATATTCAGAAGTACAATGATGAACGTTATGTTCTTGACAGAGAGTTGATTTTAAACAAAACTTTCTATAATAAGATTTTTAAACAGCAAGGCAACTTTGTTAACTATATTATAACTTACTCACCACACACTCCTTTCACTACTGAAAAGGAAGTTGGAAAAATTCTTGCTGAAGAAAAATATGGTAAGGGCAATGTTCCAAAATTATCTGAAGAAGATTGTGCGAAAATGGCTGCATCTGAAACCGACAATATGGTTGGTCTTCTTATTCAGGCACTTAAAGATAATGGCTTATATGACAACACTGTAATCGTTGCTTACGCTGACCATTACTTATACACACTTGATGATAAATCAATACTTGATAAATATAAAGAAACTTCAAACAACTTAATCAACCACACTCCTTTCTTTATTTGGAGCAGTGATTTAGGCCAGTTAACAAGTATTAGCAAAGTTAATATGCAGATGGATATTTTGCCTACTGTATTAAATCTTTTCGGTATTGACTACAACAGCAATAATTATATTGGTCATGATATTTTAAGCAATGATTTTAAAGGATATGCTTTCTTCTCCGATTACTCATGGTATGACGGAAAAGTATACGTTGAGAATCAGCAGATTACAAATGGCAAAAAAATGAGTACGAACAAGCTTGATTCAATGAACAATCTGATTTCTGATGTTATAAAAAAGAACGATTTGACGCTAAAATATGACTATTTCAAATCAAAATAG
- a CDS encoding energy-coupling factor transporter transmembrane component T family protein, translating to MVDITIGQYYPEDSVIHKLDPRVKLFGTLVFVVMVFMINNVIGYGLITLFLGIVIKMSKVPFKKMMKGIRGIIFIMLLSVVFNIFLTPGDVIVHFLIFTITKQGIIKGVYMAIRLVLLVVGTSVMTLTTTPNDLADGLEKSFGILNVIKFPVHEIAMVMSLALRFIPTLMEETDKITKAQKARGASFDTGNILQRAKSLIPILIPLFVSSIRRAADLATAMEARCYHGGERTKMKPLSYNRHDAYAYVVCFLIIAIILGTNFMVNNITTINMLILVE from the coding sequence ATGGTAGATATAACAATTGGACAATATTATCCGGAAGATTCAGTAATACATAAACTGGACCCAAGAGTTAAACTTTTTGGAACGTTAGTTTTTGTAGTAATGGTTTTTATGATTAACAATGTAATAGGTTATGGACTGATTACGTTATTTCTGGGAATAGTAATAAAGATGTCAAAGGTACCTTTTAAGAAGATGATGAAAGGCATAAGAGGGATTATTTTTATTATGCTGTTAAGTGTAGTTTTTAATATTTTTCTTACGCCGGGAGATGTGATTGTCCATTTTCTTATTTTTACAATAACAAAACAGGGAATTATAAAAGGTGTTTATATGGCGATAAGACTTGTGCTATTAGTAGTTGGAACATCAGTTATGACACTAACAACAACACCTAACGATTTAGCGGACGGTCTTGAAAAATCATTTGGGATTTTGAACGTAATCAAATTTCCTGTACATGAAATAGCTATGGTAATGTCTTTGGCATTAAGATTTATTCCTACTTTAATGGAAGAAACAGACAAGATAACTAAGGCACAAAAGGCAAGAGGTGCCAGTTTTGATACAGGAAATATATTGCAGAGGGCGAAAAGCTTAATACCTATATTAATACCGCTTTTTGTATCTTCAATTAGAAGAGCTGCTGATTTGGCAACTGCAATGGAAGCAAGATGTTATCACGGCGGTGAAAGAACAAAAATGAAACCTTTAAGCTATAATAGACATGATGCATATGCATATGTTGTATGTTTTTTGATTATAGCAATAATTTTAGGTACTAATTTTATGGTTAATAACATTACAACCATAAATATGTTAATATTAGTTGAATAA
- a CDS encoding ThiF family adenylyltransferase, giving the protein MLNQFSRTELLLGKEAMEKLSKSRVAIFGIGGVGGYVCEALVRSGVEAFDLIDDDKVCLTNLNRQIIATRSTVGKYKTQVMKDRILDINPNADVRIHECFFLPENADDFPWDEYDYIVDAVDTVTAKIALVMKAQEKNIPIISSMGAGNKLDGSQFKVADIYKTKVCPLAKVMRRELKKRGIKKLKVVYSEEQPTRPIEDMSSSCKNHCICPPGATHKCTERRDIPGSVAFVPSIVGLIIGGEVVKDLAAKQK; this is encoded by the coding sequence ATGCTAAATCAGTTTTCAAGAACAGAGCTTCTTTTAGGAAAGGAAGCAATGGAAAAGTTATCAAAGTCAAGAGTAGCCATTTTCGGCATAGGCGGCGTAGGCGGATATGTTTGTGAAGCACTTGTAAGAAGTGGCGTTGAAGCCTTTGATTTAATAGACGATGACAAGGTTTGTCTTACTAATTTAAACAGACAGATTATTGCAACAAGGAGTACTGTTGGAAAATATAAGACACAGGTTATGAAAGATAGAATTTTAGACATTAATCCTAATGCGGATGTTAGAATCCACGAGTGCTTTTTCTTACCTGAAAACGCTGATGATTTCCCATGGGATGAATATGATTACATTGTAGACGCAGTAGACACTGTAACTGCCAAGATAGCACTTGTAATGAAAGCTCAGGAAAAGAACATTCCAATTATAAGTAGCATGGGCGCAGGTAACAAGCTTGATGGAAGCCAGTTTAAGGTTGCGGATATTTACAAGACTAAAGTTTGTCCTCTTGCAAAAGTAATGAGACGTGAATTAAAGAAGAGAGGCATTAAAAAATTAAAAGTAGTATATTCTGAGGAACAGCCAACAAGACCAATTGAAGATATGTCAAGTAGCTGTAAAAATCACTGCATATGTCCACCGGGAGCGACCCACAAATGTACGGAAAGAAGAGATATTCCGGGTAGTGTAGCTTTTGTGCCATCAATAGTTGGACTTATAATTGGCGGAGAAGTTGTTAAAGATTTGGCAGCTAAGCAGAAATAG